CGGTCTGCGCATCGTCGTCGGGCTCACCCGGCGCGCCCGCGGGCACGCGCGCACGGCGCGGCGACGGCGGGAGCACCTGGCCGGGCAGGGGCGGGACGGGGTAGCCGTCGGCGAACGCGTCGAGGACGCGCGGCGGCGCGGCCGCCTCCTCGCGCTTCTTCTCGGGGATGAACAGCGAGATCACGACGCCGACGATCACGATGCCCGCGATCACGAACAGGATCGTGCGCAGCTCGAGGTCCGCGAACTCCGGGAACTGGCGCAGGCCCTGGACCACGGCGACGAGCACGAGCCACGCGAGCGCGGCCGGGATCAGCACCTTCCAGCCGAGCTTCATGAACTGGTCGTACCGGAACCGCAGCACCGAGCCGCGCACCCAGACGAAGAAGAACATGAGCGCCCACAGCTTGGCCAGGAACCACAGCACGGGCCACCAGCCCGTCTGCAGGACGTGGTCCGCCGGGATGAACGGCGCGCGCCACCCGCCGAGGAACAGCGTCGTCGCGACGGCCGAGACGTTGAGCATGTTGATGTACTCCGCGAGGAAGAACCACGCGAACTTCATCGACGAGTACTCGGTCATGTAACCGGACACGAGCTCGCCCTCGGCCTCGGGCAGGTCGAACGGCAGGCGGTTGGTCTCGCCGACCATCGAGACCACGTAGATCACGAACGCGGGCAGCAGCGGCAGGAACCACCACAGCTGCGTCTGCGAGGAGACGATCTGCGAGGTCGACATCGACCCGGCGAGCACGAACACGCTCACCAGGGACAGGCCCATCGCGAGCTCGTAGGAGATGACCTGCGCCGTGGAGCGCACGCCGCCGAGCAGCGGGTACGTCGAGTTCGACGACCAGCCGCCGAGCACGATGCCGTACACGCCGACCGACGCGCACGCGAGGATGTAGAGCACCGCGACCGGGAAGTCCGTGAGCTGCAGCGGCGTCTCGACGCCGAACATGTTCACGCTCGGCCCGAGCGGGATCACGGCGAACGTCAGCAGCGAGCAGAACACCGCGATGAGCGGCGCGACGATGTAGACGACCTTGTCGGCCGCCTTGACCGTCATGTCCTCCTTGAACAGGAGCTTCATGGCGTCGGCGAGCGACTGCAGCAGGCCGAACGGGCCGTGCACGTTGGGGCCGGGGCGCACCTGCATGCGCGCCACGACCTTGCGCTCGAACCAGATCGCGAACAGCACGCTCGTGAGCAGGAACACGAGGATCGCGACGGCCTTGATGAGCCAGATCCACCACGTGTCGTTCGAGAAGTCGGCCGTCACCGGCGCGACCGGCTCGGCGAGCAGGATCGTGTGCACGTCAGACCTCCTCGTCCACGGCGTCGACGACGGCGCCCGGCGCGAGCCGCACCAGGTCCCCGCCGACCGCGTGCAGCGTGTCGCGCACGGCCGAGCCGGGCGCGTTCGTCGGCAGCCAGACGACGAAGTCCGGCACGTCGCTGACCTTCACCGGCAGGGTGATCGTCCCCGCGTCGGTGCTCACGGCGAGCGGCGCGCCGTCGGCCACGCCGACCGACGCCGCGGTCGCGGCGGACACGCGGGCGACCGGGCGCTTGGCCGTCCCGGCCAGGTGCGGCTCGCCGTCCTGCAGCCGGCCCGCGTCGAGCAGCTGGTGCCACGTCGCGAGGACGGCGTGGCCCGCGGGCACCGCGGGCGGCTCGCCGGGCTGCACGGTGGGCGCGTCGGTCCGCGCACCGTCCCAGCCGCCGAGCTGGTCGAGCTCGGCGTGCACGTCGGTCACCGAGCCGAGGCCCAGGTCGAACCCGAGCTCCGCGGCCAGGCCGTGCAGGACACGGTGGTCGCTCAGCGCGTGGGACACGAGCGCCTGGGGGAACGGCCGCGGGCGGCCCTCCCACGTGACGAACGTGCCGGGCTTCTCGACGGGCGGCGCGACGGGCAGCACGACGTCCGCGCGGTCGGTGACGTCGGACGGGCGCACCTCGAGCGAGACGACGAAGCCGACCTTCTCGAGCGCGTCGCGCGCGAGCGCCGGGTCGGGCAGGTCCGCGGGGTCCACGCCGCCGACGACGAGCCCGCCGAGCGAGCCGTCGCGCGCGGCGGCGACGATCTGCGCGACGCTGCGGCCGGGCGCCTCGGGCAGCCGGTCGACGCCCCACACCGCGGCGATGTCGACGCGCGCGGCCGCGTCCGCGACCGGGCGGCCGCCCGGCAGCAGCGTCGGCAGCGTGCCGGCCTCGACCGCACCGCGCTCGCCCGCGCGGCGCGGCACCCACGCCACGCGCGCACCCGTGCGGGCCGCGAGCCGCAGCACCGCGGACAGCGCACCGGCCGACGAGGCCGCGCGCTCCCCGACGAGCACCACGGACCCGGGCGTGGCGAGCGCCTCGGCGGCGCGCGCCAGGACGGGCTCGTCGGAGCCCGCGTCGATGCCCTCGAGCACCTCGGCCTCGGTGCCCGGCGCGGCCGGCACGAGCGTGCCGGACAGGCGCTCGAGCCCGCGGGTCGCGAGCGCGGCGACCGAGTACACGGCCGTGCGGCGCTTGACGACCGCGTCGCGCAGCCGCAGGAACAGGATGCCGCCCTCCTCCTCGGCCTCCAGGCCGACGAGCAGGACCGTCGGGGCGGTGGTGACGTCCGCGAACGTCACGTCCAGCGTGCGGCCCGCGACGTGGTGACCGAGGAACGCGGCCTCCTCGTCGGAGTGCGGGCGCGCCCGGTGGTCGACGTCGTTCGTGCCGAGCACGACGCGTGCGAACTTGGCGTACGCGTACGCGTCCTCGAGCGTCACGCGACCGCCGGGCAGCACGCCCACGCCGCCCGCGGCGAGAGCGTCGCGCAGGCCCGCGGCCGCGGCGCCGTACGCCTCGACCCAGCTCGCGGGGCGCAGCTCGCCGCGCGTGCCGTCGGCGTTGCGGTCCCGCACCAGCGGGGTCGTGATGCGGTCCGGCGACGACTGCCAGCGGAACG
The sequence above is a segment of the Cellulomonas palmilytica genome. Coding sequences within it:
- the nuoH gene encoding NADH-quinone oxidoreductase subunit NuoH, giving the protein MHTILLAEPVAPVTADFSNDTWWIWLIKAVAILVFLLTSVLFAIWFERKVVARMQVRPGPNVHGPFGLLQSLADAMKLLFKEDMTVKAADKVVYIVAPLIAVFCSLLTFAVIPLGPSVNMFGVETPLQLTDFPVAVLYILACASVGVYGIVLGGWSSNSTYPLLGGVRSTAQVISYELAMGLSLVSVFVLAGSMSTSQIVSSQTQLWWFLPLLPAFVIYVVSMVGETNRLPFDLPEAEGELVSGYMTEYSSMKFAWFFLAEYINMLNVSAVATTLFLGGWRAPFIPADHVLQTGWWPVLWFLAKLWALMFFFVWVRGSVLRFRYDQFMKLGWKVLIPAALAWLVLVAVVQGLRQFPEFADLELRTILFVIAGIVIVGVVISLFIPEKKREEAAAPPRVLDAFADGYPVPPLPGQVLPPSPRRARVPAGAPGEPDDDAQTDTKEVHGG
- a CDS encoding NADH-quinone oxidoreductase subunit G, with the translated sequence MTITSDRSQTGAPLVPAAPPVAQPEPTDTVTFSIDGVETTVPKGTLVIRAAEQLGVQIPRFCDHPLLAPAGACRQCLVEVWAPGRDGNLAKMPKPQASCTLEATPGMQVKTQHTSPEADKAQHGVMELLLINHPLDCPVCDKGGECPLQNQAMSNGRATSRFVDVKRTFPKPIAISTQILLDRERCVLCQRCTRFSEEIAGDVWIDLQKRGAQQQIGTFDTEVLGFAGDTPVGAATVDTSGRPFASYFSGNTVQICPVGALTSAAYRFRARPFDLVSTPGVSEHDSQGSAIRVDHRRGVVMRRLAGDDPAVNQEWITDKDRFAFRWQSSPDRITTPLVRDRNADGTRGELRPASWVEAYGAAAAGLRDALAAGGVGVLPGGRVTLEDAYAYAKFARVVLGTNDVDHRARPHSDEEAAFLGHHVAGRTLDVTFADVTTAPTVLLVGLEAEEEGGILFLRLRDAVVKRRTAVYSVAALATRGLERLSGTLVPAAPGTEAEVLEGIDAGSDEPVLARAAEALATPGSVVLVGERAASSAGALSAVLRLAARTGARVAWVPRRAGERGAVEAGTLPTLLPGGRPVADAAARVDIAAVWGVDRLPEAPGRSVAQIVAAARDGSLGGLVVGGVDPADLPDPALARDALEKVGFVVSLEVRPSDVTDRADVVLPVAPPVEKPGTFVTWEGRPRPFPQALVSHALSDHRVLHGLAAELGFDLGLGSVTDVHAELDQLGGWDGARTDAPTVQPGEPPAVPAGHAVLATWHQLLDAGRLQDGEPHLAGTAKRPVARVSAATAASVGVADGAPLAVSTDAGTITLPVKVSDVPDFVVWLPTNAPGSAVRDTLHAVGGDLVRLAPGAVVDAVDEEV